In Limanda limanda chromosome 21, fLimLim1.1, whole genome shotgun sequence, a genomic segment contains:
- the tdrkh gene encoding tudor and KH domain-containing protein: MDAVKEGPKSSLSSGKMVALAAGLSVGATVGYIVYRHISSTSSSKEPDVETSKMTLPVEVYRNMSRYQAKFLEMVTQKSGAQVRVLSDSGAVCFLLQGSKEQIFLARCVLENLVTDCEPVTETLEVPQTAFGRIIGRGRESLKLITRTTGAKVACSEEKTQGPSTKGNITITGTKQEVNQAKELILEKVREDMMVRTKISQSSALRHKRGHTGIHQQADITEAEEPVGLNNNGPYPQTEKNGIIHASGTTGEPESNVDKMEELRISNTDNKEEEEEEEEESISTDSLSEVSKFEIPSPDLSFQPDEHLEVYVSASENPNHFWIQILGVRSLQLDKLAQEMNRFYNSGNPTEQRVETIVVGDIVAAPYQDHGTWNRARVLGIQSSGLVDLYFVDFGDNGELPRDSLRHMRSDFLSLPFQAIECNLAGVRPKGEMWTEAALDEFDQLTYCASWKPLQAKLCSYSHSELSSWPSVKLFVNSEGKTVDIGEELIRRDHAVSFQELANGTTEGGNLGCLQRMLDDVIGASSELSLSCISLSEVGSISGSVDDVIEDELL, translated from the exons ATGGATGCAGTGAAGGAGGGTCCCAAGAGCTCCCTCAGCTCTGGGAAAATGGTGGCTCTGGCTGCGGGGCTCTCTGTTGGGGCCACGGTGGGCTACATCGTCTATCGCCACAtaagcagcaccagcagca GTAAGGAGCCCGACGTTGAGACCTCAAAGATGACACTTCCTGTAGAAGTTTACAGGAACATGTCGAGATACCAAGCCAAGTTCTTGGAAATG gTGACCCAGAAGTCTGGAGCCCAAGTGAGAGTCTTGTCAGACTCGGGGGCTGTGTGCTTCCTGCTGCAGGGCTCGAAGGAACAGATCTTTCTGGCTCGCTGTGTCCTGGAGAACCTGGTCACAGACTGTGAACCAGTCACTGAGACTCTGGAGGTCCCTCAGACGGCCTTCGGACGTATAATAG GTCGTGGAAGAGAGAGTCTGAAACTGATCACCAGGACCACAGGGGCCAAAGTGGCTTGTTCCGAAGAGAAGACCCAAGGTCCGTCGACAAAGGGCAACATAACAATCACTGGGACCAAACAGGAGGTGAATCAGGCTAAG GAGCTGATTCTTGAAAAGGTCAGAGAGGACATGATGGTGAGGACAAAGATCTCCCAGTCATCTGCTCTACGCCACAAACGTGGCCACACTGGTATACATCAGCAGGCAGACATCACAGAGGCAGAAGAGCCAGTGGGTTTAAACAACAATGGTCCCTACCCCCAGACGGAGAAGAATGGGATCATTCATGCCAGTGGAACCACAGGAGAGCCAGAAAGTAATGTTGACAAGATGGAGGAGCTAAGAATCAGCAACACCGACaacaaggaagaggaggaggaggaggaggaggagagtatTTCCACAGACTCACTGTCTGAAGTCTCCAAGTTTGAAA TTCCCAGCCCAGACCTGAGCTTCCAGCCTGACGAACATCTAGAGGTTTATGTCTCTGCGTCAGAGAACCCAAACCACTTCTGGATCCAGATCCTGGGGGTTCGCTCCCTCCAGCTTGACAAACTTGCACAGGAGATGAACCGCTTCTACAACAGCGGCAACCCCACA GAGCAGAGGGTGGAGACCATTGTGGTAGGGGACATTGTGGCTGCTCCATACCAGGACCACGGTACATGGAACAGGGCCAGGGTCCTGGGAATTCAGAGCTCTGGACTAGTGGACCTTTACTTTGTGGACTTTGGGGACAACGGGGAACTGCCCAGAGACAGCCTCCGCCATATGAG GAGTGACTTCCTCAGCTTACCTTTCCAAGCTATTGAGTGCAACTTAGCAGGAGTGAGACCAAAAG GGGAGATGTGGACTGAGGCTGCCCTGGATGAGTTTGATCAACTGACTTACTGTGCTTCCTGGAAACCCCTGCAGGCCAAACTGTGCAGCTACTCGCACTCTGAGCTGTCCTCCTGGCCCAGTGTTAAGCTCTTTGTCAACAGCGAGGGCAAG ACTGTAGATATAGGCGAGGAGCTGATTCGGCGGGACCATGCTGTCAGCTTCCAGGAGCTGGCAAATGGGACGACGGAGGGGGGCAATCTGGGCTGCCTGCAGAGGATGCTG GATGATGTGATAGGAGCATCATCAGAGCTTAGTCTCTCCTGTATCAGCTTGTCAG